The following are encoded in a window of Etheostoma cragini isolate CJK2018 chromosome 7, CSU_Ecrag_1.0, whole genome shotgun sequence genomic DNA:
- the her9 gene encoding hairy-related 9 isoform X2, with the protein MPADTMEKQTASPIAGAPANGTHTPDKPKNASEHRKSSKPIMEKRRRARINESLGQLKTLILDALKKDSSRHSKLEKADILEMTVKHLRNLQRVQMSALSADATVLSKYRAGFNECMNEVTRFLSTSEGVNTEVRSRLLSHLSSCMGQMMSMNYTQQAASQQAHLAQPLHVQLPSTLPINSAAMGSKLSPVEAVSPKVFGGFQLVPATDGQFAFLIPNPAFASTTGPVIPLYANAGVPVAVNASPVHGSSAPTAASPVHGMTSFSGGSQAVSPVGVSTGSEGNEPVWRPW; encoded by the exons ATGCCAGCTGACACTATGGAAAAGCAGACGGCATCCCCTATTGCCGGTGCCCCTGCAAACGGAACACACACACCGGACAAACCGAAAAATGCCAGCGAGCATAGAAAA TCATCCAAACCGATCATGGAAAAACGCCGAAGAGCAAGAATAAACGAAAGCCTCGGGCAGCTCAAGACTCTCATCCTGGACGCACTTAAAAAAGAT AGCTCCAGACACTCCAAGTTGGAGAAAGCAGATATCCTGGAGATGACAGTGAAGCACTTGAGAAACCTGCAGCGTGTACAGATGAGCG CACTCTCAGCAGATGCCACAGTCCTCAGCAAATACAGAGCTGGATTCAACGAGTGCATGAACGAGGTCACCCGCTTCTTGTCCACATCCGAGGGGGTGAACACGGAGGTGAGGTCGAGGCTCCTCAGCCACCTGTCCAGCTGTATGGGCCAGATGATGTCCATGAACTACACGCAGCAGGCCGCGTCCCAACAGGCGCACCTGGCTCAACCTCTCCATGTGCAACTCCCATCCACTCTACCTATCAACTCTGCTGCTATGGGCTCCAAACTCAGTCCCGTCGAGGCCGTCTCCCCCAAGGTATTTGGTGGGTTTCAGCTGGTGCCCGCAACCGATGGACAGTTCGCGTTTTTAATCCCCAACCCGGCCTTCGCCTCCACCACAGGCCCTGTCATCCCCCTTTACGCAAACGCAGGAGTGCCTGTGGCGGTCAACGCCAGTCCGGTTCACGGCAGCTCGGCACCGACTGCAGCTTCTCCAGTCCATGGCATGACGTCCTTCTCCGGGGGGTCCCAGGCGGTCAGCCCGGTCGGAGTCAGCACCGGTTCGGAGGGCAACGAGCCTGTGTGGAGGCCTTGGTAG
- the her9 gene encoding hairy-related 9 isoform X1, which produces MPADTMEKQTASPIAGAPANGTHTPDKPKNASEHRKSSKPIMEKRRRARINESLGQLKTLILDALKKDSSRHSKLEKADILEMTVKHLRNLQRVQMSAALSADATVLSKYRAGFNECMNEVTRFLSTSEGVNTEVRSRLLSHLSSCMGQMMSMNYTQQAASQQAHLAQPLHVQLPSTLPINSAAMGSKLSPVEAVSPKVFGGFQLVPATDGQFAFLIPNPAFASTTGPVIPLYANAGVPVAVNASPVHGSSAPTAASPVHGMTSFSGGSQAVSPVGVSTGSEGNEPVWRPW; this is translated from the exons ATGCCAGCTGACACTATGGAAAAGCAGACGGCATCCCCTATTGCCGGTGCCCCTGCAAACGGAACACACACACCGGACAAACCGAAAAATGCCAGCGAGCATAGAAAA TCATCCAAACCGATCATGGAAAAACGCCGAAGAGCAAGAATAAACGAAAGCCTCGGGCAGCTCAAGACTCTCATCCTGGACGCACTTAAAAAAGAT AGCTCCAGACACTCCAAGTTGGAGAAAGCAGATATCCTGGAGATGACAGTGAAGCACTTGAGAAACCTGCAGCGTGTACAGATGAGCG CAGCACTCTCAGCAGATGCCACAGTCCTCAGCAAATACAGAGCTGGATTCAACGAGTGCATGAACGAGGTCACCCGCTTCTTGTCCACATCCGAGGGGGTGAACACGGAGGTGAGGTCGAGGCTCCTCAGCCACCTGTCCAGCTGTATGGGCCAGATGATGTCCATGAACTACACGCAGCAGGCCGCGTCCCAACAGGCGCACCTGGCTCAACCTCTCCATGTGCAACTCCCATCCACTCTACCTATCAACTCTGCTGCTATGGGCTCCAAACTCAGTCCCGTCGAGGCCGTCTCCCCCAAGGTATTTGGTGGGTTTCAGCTGGTGCCCGCAACCGATGGACAGTTCGCGTTTTTAATCCCCAACCCGGCCTTCGCCTCCACCACAGGCCCTGTCATCCCCCTTTACGCAAACGCAGGAGTGCCTGTGGCGGTCAACGCCAGTCCGGTTCACGGCAGCTCGGCACCGACTGCAGCTTCTCCAGTCCATGGCATGACGTCCTTCTCCGGGGGGTCCCAGGCGGTCAGCCCGGTCGGAGTCAGCACCGGTTCGGAGGGCAACGAGCCTGTGTGGAGGCCTTGGTAG